In Mycobacterium sp. Aquia_213, the sequence CAGTCGAGTTCGTCTAACCGATCGACAGTTATCTGGTAGCCAAGGTTGTGAACCGGATAGACAGCGAAGTCAGTGAAATACCAGCCATCTACACGCTCGATTATGTGCACCAAAAGGCCTCGATACCCCCGCAGCTCTTGAGAACGAAGTTTCGTGACTTCGATTAGCATTTCGGAGAGATCTTCGATCGATTGGGTCGGATCATTAAGCCCCGTACCCAAATCAGCTCCAGCCGACCGTACGGCATCTACCAGGCTCTGCAGGAAGTCGTCAATCGACATGTCCTGGTCCCACGGATGTTTCGAAATTACAGCAGCGCTGTCGAATTCAAGGCGTACCTCAAGTTCATGATCTGGGCTGTCAACCACAAACCGGAAATGGAGAGCGGTTTCCCACACTGGCGTACGAACGCCAACCGGACTGGTGATTTCATTACGCGCTGCGTGTCTAAGCGCGCGCAGGAGTGCATCGCGTGAGAAGCCTCCGACAAGGCTGCGATACACATTGAGTTCACTCTCAAGTTCCGCACGTTGTCGGCTGATGAGTGCTTCGCGCGCGTCCTGCAGGGACCCTAAGTTTTCGGCCTTATGACGCTCTCCGCGGGCGTCGGCAGTATGTGTCGTCTGAGCTGACAACCACAGCCGGCGCCACATTTCTTGATCTGTTCGCGCCTTGTCGATTTCGATCCCGTTGTCGGCTGCGGCCTCGGCGCAGACTAAGACGAACTCGATGACCGTCTCCAGGGAAGGAATTCGCCCCTTGTTAAGGACGTCCGCGGCTGTGCTCTTTGGCAGAACGGATCTTTCGGCTCTCTTCGCAAGCCTCGCCATCTCCCTGAACGATGGCTTGCCGCAATCCAACCGTAACGTGCTCAACTCCTTGGCTAAGACTTGTGGTGTCACTCGGCTAGACCCCTTGGTTATCGTTCCGTCACAACACACGATACCCACGGGGCGCACGTCACGATTCCGGCAATCGCAGTGAGGCACACGCAAAGCCTCACGGTGTTGCCCCAGTTGGCAATCGCCAACCGCAATGTACGACCTACCTCACACCACGCGGAGCCGCAGAGCTCAATCGAGATCTTCACGCCTCAATCCGATCAAACCGGGACGGAGGAATCACTAGGTGCGGACCATGCCGGACGAATCCGGACAGCTCCCCCGCGATTTGCCAGTGTGCGGACGCCGTGTCCGGCGCCTTGGCCATCGCAACATGGCTACGACGCCGGGTCAGCCCAAAGGCCGGCGGGCTATTCAATATCCCAACGTAAGAGTCCGACGAGCGGTTGGTCGCCAACTCTACGGCAGATTTCGATTCCCACGATCCGAGGCAGCCAGCCTAACCAGGGCCCGGGTTCTGAGCGGGTCAGTGCTGAGCGCGATGAGAGATCCGAATGAGACAGCGTCACTGTTCACACAGATAGTTTCTGAGTACGCTGCCGTCCGTTGCTCCTAGGTGCCAAGGAGGTCATTATGGCGGTACTACGACTACTTGGCGGGGTCACCCTAATTCTCGCCCTCGGAGGAGTTTTTGGTGGACTGGTGCACTGGTCGCGTACATCGTTGGCAGTTGGTTGCGTTCTTCTGGTAGTCGGGACAGCACTCATAACGCTCGGTTTTGGGACGTCCAGTCCGAACTCAATCAAAGAAACCGACGCGCTTACCGACCGAATCCAACAAGAACCCTCGCCCCGGCTCGCCAGCGTATCCGCTGGCCTCCAAGCTTGGTATCGCTATTCGCTCGCGGCAACGCTCGTCGGCGTCGGATTTCTGGCGACGCTTGTAGTGGCAGCCCTCCATTGGAACTGGGTTTCGGGGCGGATCGGGGGTGTACTCGCACCATTGGGCGCGGTCGTGGTCGCCACAAGCGCATCCGCGGGAGCTGCGCGCACGGTGATAGAGCAAAGCCGAGTCAGCGAGTGGAACCGCCTAGAAGACGCGGAAGGATTGCTGTGGAAGCGATTTGATGAAGCCGCGAAGCAGTTTAGTGACGAGCACTTCGCCACCAGAGTAGCCGGCGTTTATTCATTCGTCGGATTAGCCGACGACTGGATTAGACATCACCAACAGTTTGAGGCGATCGGAGCAAGTGACAAAGGTACGACCGCGGAATGCGAAATCATTCTTCACGCCCTCTGCGCGCAGCTCCGGCGTAACACGCATCTCGACGAGGGCCTTACGCCAAACCAGGTCAGTGATGAAGCGCTGGTCAATGAAGCAATAATGGGTCAGATTGGATGGCATTTATACGTCGACGGTGACGATTCCGCGGATAACGGATTATGGTCTGAAAGAAGGCTTTTGGTCGACTTACGGGACACCGATCTGAGTGATGTAAGATGGCTCCGGGTCGACGTACAAGGTGCAGTTTTCAAAGGCGCCGATCTATACAACATGGACTTGATTGAGGCGAATTTAGCTGATGTTGACTTTCGTTTTGCAGATCTTCGCAAGGCGAACCTTACCGGAGCTGAAATATCATCCGGCACGCAATTTGACAACGTGAT encodes:
- a CDS encoding pentapeptide repeat-containing protein, which codes for MAVLRLLGGVTLILALGGVFGGLVHWSRTSLAVGCVLLVVGTALITLGFGTSSPNSIKETDALTDRIQQEPSPRLASVSAGLQAWYRYSLAATLVGVGFLATLVVAALHWNWVSGRIGGVLAPLGAVVVATSASAGAARTVIEQSRVSEWNRLEDAEGLLWKRFDEAAKQFSDEHFATRVAGVYSFVGLADDWIRHHQQFEAIGASDKGTTAECEIILHALCAQLRRNTHLDEGLTPNQVSDEALVNEAIMGQIGWHLYVDGDDSADNGLWSERRLLVDLRDTDLSDVRWLRVDVQGAVFKGADLYNMDLIEANLADVDFRFADLRKANLTGAEISSGTQFDNVIFDSETKWPPEVEILRSDGASDRAQVRLTHHGVECAAREVGDSALPHRPSSYRRAGDCTASGAPIPPHPVESTTTNHC